From one Pecten maximus chromosome 8, xPecMax1.1, whole genome shotgun sequence genomic stretch:
- the LOC117332899 gene encoding serine/threonine-protein phosphatase 6 regulatory ankyrin repeat subunit B-like, which produces MNESEKEIFMESLIDNDGWTVLHHACLKGNKDMCLYLIGEYPRLLSKKDRREQHCLHLVAESGNVECFQSIADLALKDMNESEKEIFMESLLDNDGWTVLHQACLKGNKDICLYLIGEYPRLLSKKDRREQHCLHLVAESGNVECFQSIADLALKDMNESEKEIFMESLLDNDGLTVLHRPCLKGNKDICLYLIGEYPRLLSKKDRREQHCLHLVAESGNVECFQSIADLALKDMNESEKEIFMESLLDNDGWTVLHHACLKGNKDICLYLIGEYPRLLYKKDRREQHCLHLVAISGNVECFQSIADLALKDMNETEKEIFMESLLDNNGWTVLHHACLKGNKDMCLYLIGEYPRLLSKKDRREQHCLHLVAESGNVECFQSIADLALKDMNEIRKRNIHGESNRQ; this is translated from the coding sequence ATGAATGaatcagaaaaagaaatattcatggAGAGTCTAATAGACAATGATGGTTGGACAGTTTTACATCATGCATGTTTGAAAGGAAACAAAGATATGTGCTTGTACTTAATCGGAGAATATCCTAGATTGCTTTCCAAAAAAGACCGACGTGAGCAGCATTGCCTTCATTTGGTCGCTGAATCCGGAAATGTAGAGTGTTTTCAATCAATAGCTGATTTAGCTCTAAAAGATATGAATGaatcagaaaaagaaatattcatggAGAGTCTATTAGACAATGATGGTTGGACAGTTTTACATCAGGCATGTTTGAAAGGGAACAAAGATATTTGCTTGTACTTAATCGGAGAATATCCTAGATTGCTTTCCAAAAAAGACCGACGTGAGCAGCATTGCCTTCATTTGGTCGCTGAATCCGGAAATGTAGAGTGTTTTCAATCAATAGCTGATTTAGCTCTAAAAGATATGAATGaatcagaaaaagaaatattcatggAGAGTCTATTAGACAATGATGGTTTGACAGTTTTACATCGGCCATGTTTGAAAGGAAACAAAGATATTTGCTTGTACTTAATCGGAGAATATCCTAGATTGCTTTCCAAAAAGGACCGACGTGAGCAGCATTGCCTTCATTTGGTCGCTGAATCCGGAAATGTAGAGTGTTTTCAATCAATAGCTGATTTAGCTCTAAAAGATATGAATGaatcagaaaaagaaatattcatggAGAGTCTATTAGACAATGATGGTTGGACAGTTTTACATCATGCATGTTTGAAAGGAAACAAAGATATTTGCTTGTACTTAATCGGAGAATATCCTAGATTGCTTTACAAAAAAGACCGACGTGAGCAGCATTGCCTTCATTTGGTCGCTATATCCGGAAATGTAGAGTGTTTTCAATCAATAGCTGATTTAGCTCTAAAAGATATGaatgaaacagaaaaagaaatattcatggAGAGTCTATTAGACAATAATGGTTGGACAGTTTTACATCATGCATGTTTGAAAGGAAACAAAGATATGTGCTTGTACTTAATCGGAGAATATCCTAGATTGCTTTCCAAAAAAGACCGACGTGAGCAGCATTGCCTTCATTTGGTCGCTGAATCCGGAAATGTAGAGTGTTTTCAATCAATAGCTGATTTAGCTCTAAAAGATATGAATGaaatcagaaaaagaaatattcatggAGAGTCTAATAGACAATAA